A genome region from Populus alba chromosome 3, ASM523922v2, whole genome shotgun sequence includes the following:
- the LOC118028460 gene encoding aquaporin PIP1-1 — protein MEGKEEDVKLGANKFSERQPIGTSAQTDKDYKEAPPAPLFEPGELKSWSFYRAGIAEFIATFLFLYITVLTVMGVTKPGTSKCSTVGIQGIAWAFGGMIFALVYCTAGISGGHINPAVTFGLFLARKLSLTRAVFYIIMQCLGAICGAGVVKGFQGSHNFELQGGGANVVNHGYTKGDGLGAEIVGTFVLVYTVFSATDAKRNARDSHVPILAPLPIGFAVFLVHLATIPITGTGINPARSLGAAIIFNKDHAWDDHWIFWVGPFIGAALAAVYHQIVIRAIPFKSRA, from the exons atggagGGCAAAGAAGAGGATGTCAAGCTCGGAGCTAACAAGTTCTCAGAGAGACAGCCTATTGGGACATCAGCTCAAACAGACAAGGACTACAAAGAGGCGCCGCCAGCTCCTTTGTTTGAGCCTGGTGAACTCAAGTCATGGTCCTTTTACAGGGCTGGTATTGCTGAGTTCATAGCCACTTTCTTGTTCCTTTACATCACTGTCTTGACTGTCATGGGTGTTACTAAGCCTGGTACCAGCAAATGTTCCACTGTTGGTATTCAAGGCATTGCCTGGGCTTTTGGTGGCATGATCTTTGCCCTTGTTTACTGCACTGCTGGTATCTCAG GTGGACACATCAACCCAGCTGTGACCTTTGGGCTGTTTTTGGCAAGGAAGCTCTCTTTGACAAGGGCTGTGTTTTACATCATCATGCAGTGCCTTGGTGCAATCTGTGGTGCTGGTGTAGTGAAGGGTTTCCAAGGAAGCCACAACTTCGAGCTTCAGGGTGGTGGAGCTAATGTTGTGAATCATGGATACACCAAGGGTGATGGCCTTGGTGCAGAGATAGTCGGTACCTTTGTTCTTGTCTACACTGTATTCTCTGCCACTGATGCCAAGAGAAACGCTAGAGACTCTCATGTCCCT ATTTTGGCTCCCCTTCCCATTGGATTCGCAGTCTTCTTGGTTCATTTGGCTACCATCCCCATAACTGGAACTGGCATTAACCCGGCAAGGAGTCTTGGAGCTGCCATCATCTTCAACAAAGACCATGCATGGGATGACCAC TGGATCTTCTGGGTTGGCCCATTCATTGGAGCTGCTCTTGCCGCTGTCTACCACCAGATAGTCATCAGAGCCATTCCTTTCAAGAGCAGAGCTTAA
- the LOC118028459 gene encoding short-chain dehydrogenase TIC 32, chloroplastic-like codes for MWPFWWKGPSGFSPRSTAEQVTQGIDATGLTAIVTGASSGIGTETTRVLAFRGAHVVMAVRNVESGRKVKEEILKEFPTAKIDVMHLDLISMESVRKFASEFISLGLPLNLLVNNAGIMAAPFMLSQDNIEMQFATNHVGHFLLTDLVLDTMKKTALESDREGRIVILSSEAHRFTYSEGIRFDKINDESGYNSIWAYGQSKLANVLHANELTRRLKEEGVNITANSLHPGAIMTNLLRFHSVINSVVTMVGRFALKNVQQGAATTCYVALHPQVKGVSGEYFMDSNLSKASSLAKDAELAKKLWDFSLSLTNPK; via the exons ATGTGGCCTTTTTGGTGGAAAGGACCATCTGGGTTCTCACCTAGATCAACAGCCGAGCAAGTTACTCAAGGGATTGATGCAACTGGTCTCACTGCCATTGTTACAG GAGCCTCGAGTGGTATTGGAACGGAGACCACACGTGTTCTTGCTTTTCGTGGTGCCCATGTAGTTATGGCAGTAAGGAATGTGGAATCTGGTAGGAAAGTCAAAGAAGAAATACTCAAGGAATTCCCTACTGCTAAGATTGATGTTATGCATCTAGATCTCATCTCAATGGAATCAGTGAGGAAATTTGCATCGGAATTTATATCTTTGGGTCTTCCACTAAATCTCCTAGT TAACAATGCAGGCATTATGGCAGCTCCTTTCATGCTTTCCCAAGACAACATAGAAATGCAATTTGCAACCAACCATGTTG GCCATTTTCTTCTGACAGACCTTGTATTGGATACCATGAAAAAGACAGCTCTTGAAAGCGATCGAGAGGGAAGGATTGTTATCTTATCATCAGAAGCTCATCGTTTTACATACAGTGAGGGAATTCgttttgataaaatcaatgaTGAATCAGG ATACAACAGTATTTGGGCTTATGGACAATCAAAGCTTGCTAATGTATTGCATGCTAATGAGCTCACTAGGCGCCTTAAG GAAGAAGGGGTCAATATAACTGCTAATTCACTTCATCCTGGAGCAATTATGACCAATCTTCTGCGTTTCCACAGTGTTATTAATA GTGTTGTAACTATGGTTGGCAGATTTGCGCTAAAAAATGTTCAACAG GGAGCTGCAACTACATGCTATGTGGCATTGCATCCACAAGTTAAGGGGGTAAGCGGAGAATATTTCATGGACAGTAACCTGTCCAAAGCTAGCTCTTTGGCTAAAGATGCAGAACTGGCCAAAAAACTATGGGATTTCAGCTTGAGCTTAACCAACCCCAAGTAG